One genomic segment of Erpetoichthys calabaricus chromosome 7, fErpCal1.3, whole genome shotgun sequence includes these proteins:
- the LOC114654154 gene encoding zinc finger BED domain-containing protein 5-like, whose product MASVLKSVTCSDNTVQRRIKDISEDLIQQVVEKIIAAKGFSMQLDESTDISGKAQLVIFVRVPDSEDIIEHILLCQPLPERTTDSEDIIEHILLCQPLPERTTGEEIFKHIDDFFCKHDILWFLCVAICSDGAAAMTGRTAGSIARARQQNNLIVSSHCILHRHALASKRMSEILHETLNDAVKIINYIKNRPLNARLFRQLCQEIGSDHKALLFHTEVRRLSRRKVLMRIFELRDEVYLFLKDSSSLAEKFEDVSWVCRLGYLADVFKKLNELNVSLQGYGHKIFTMEEKVSAFHKKLYFWMNRVANGNLEMFPILSEFLAMNAAVDTREIQKVITNHLKKLYSEFVLYFAFLTSGSNVGKHWITSPFNMENIMSADLSIQQQEILIDMTDNQYFQEMFKEKSVTEFRSQVRKEHDELSAKAITALLPFGSTYLCEKAFSSMTSIKTKPRNCLYLEYDLVVSVSTLSPRIQDLMEKKRTFRTKHGSKSE is encoded by the exons ATGGCCAGCGTTTTGAAAAGTGTCACATGTTCTGATAACACCGTGCAAAGGAGAATTAAAGATATATCGGAGGATTTGATACAACAGGTGGTTGAGAAGATAATTGCAGCTAAGGGGTTTTCGATGCAGTTGGATGAAAGCACAGATATTTCAGGCAAAGCCCAGTTGGTCATTTTTGTTCGTGTTCCAGATTCTGAAGATATTATTGAACATATTTTGCTTTGTCAACCTTTACCTGAGAGAACAACTG ATTCTGAAGATATTATTGAACATATTTTGCTTTGTCAACCTTTACCTGAGAGAACAACTGGTGAGGAAATTTTCAAACATATTGATGATTTCTTCTGCAAACATGATATTCTTTGGTTTTTGTGCGTTGCAATTTGTTCAGATGGAGCAGCAGCAATGACAGGAAGAACAGCTGGTTCCATTGCGAGAGCAAGGCAACAAAATAATTTGATAGTTTCTTCTCATTGCATCCTGCATAGACATGCGCTGGCATCGAAGAGAATGAGTGAGATTTTGCACGAGACCTTGAATGATgctgtaaaaattattaattacatcaaGAACCGCCCTTTGAACGCGCGGTTGTTCCGTCAATTGTGCCAAGAAATAGGTTCTGACCATAAGGCGttgcttttccatacagaagttCGACGGCTTTCAAGAAGAAAAGTTCTGATGAGGATTTTTGAACTCCGTGATGAAGTGTATCTCTTCCTGAAAGATTCATCATCCCTTGCAGAGAAGTTTGAAGATGTGTCATGGGTTTGCCGCCTTGGTTACCTTGCAGAcgtgtttaaaaaattaaacgaaCTGAACGTGTCTCTCCAGGGATACGGACATAAAATTTTTACAATGGAAGAGAAAGTTTCAGCTTTTCATAAGAAACTCTATTTCTGGATGAATCGGGTCGCAAATGGAAACTTGGAAATGTTTCCGATTCTCTCGGAATTTCTAGCAATGAACGCTGCCGTCGATACAAGAGAAATACAGAAAGTTATTACCAACCATCTGAAGAAGCTCTATTCagaatttgtattatattttgcatTCTTGACATCAGGAAGCAACGTTGGAAAGCACTGGATTACATCGCCGTTTAATATGGAGAACATTATGAGTGCCGATCTTTCCATCCAGCAGCAAGAGATATTGATAGATATGACAGATAATCAGTATTTCCAAGAAATGTTCAAAGAAAAATCAGTGACAGAATTCAGAAGTCAAGTGAGGAAAGAGCATGATGAACTCAGTGCTAAGGCGATTACAGCTCTGCTACCCTTCGGCTCGACGTATCTATGCGAAAAAGCCTTTTCTTCCATGACAAGCATAAAGACGAAACCAAGAAATTGTTTGTATTTGGAATACGATCTGGTGGTCTCGGTAAGCACACTTTCTCCACGGATCCAGGACCTGATGGAAAAAAAGCGCACGTTTCGCACTAAGCATGGCAGTAAGAGTGAGTAA